Part of the Labrenzia sp. PHM005 genome is shown below.
TTTCCAATCGACAGAATTTGCCCAGCTTTCAGGGACACCGGCAACCAGGTGAATAACATTGCCAGCTTTTGCAGCCGGTCCGCTTTCATTGATCTTCGTCAGGTACTTTTGGTACTCGCGGTCTACGGCTGCATCAATTGTGCCGAGCATGCCTTTCAACGTGTCTAATAGATCATCCGCTGGAAGCATTGGATAGCGGTTCGCCTCTCCAAACACATTGGCAACAGCTAAGGAGTAGCTCAGTCCGGTAACGGCTGCATCCGCGTGTTTGCCGAATGCCTTTTGGAGTTCTTTGCCTTTTTTTGTCAGCTGGCGCCGACGCATGTCGCGGCTTATTTCAGTATCAGCCAGAGCTTTGCTGATGCCATAAGCTTCGGCTTTCAACGCTTCGTTGATGGCCAGGCCGATCAACTCGTTGATCAGCTTTTTTGCACCTTCTTTTGCCGCTGCTTTGGTGCCCTCTGAAAAGATTTTACCAACTGGCATGTCGTCAACCTTTCGTTTGAGTTCATGCCAATTGTGGGAATTTCTTGAAAATACGTCAGTGATTACAGACACATCTTGTTTGATTGAAGAGTGTCTATGTGGATTGTGTGTTGTTGAGGGATGACGCACTTAGGGTGACGGTCGCCGTACAATGGCGGCGACCCCTTCTCAAAAGGTCAGAGATCTAAAGCTCACTCAGCCCTGATCGATTTCGATCCCATCATCCCCGGCCTTCAACGTAACACCGGCCAGCTCCTCGCCGTTCATTTCCGCGGTGAGGAATGCGCGGGACAGTTTCGGCAAGAGATCGTTGGTCAGGATGTTGTCGATCATGCGCCCGCCGCTGTCCGGGTCGCGGCACAGCGACACAATGTAGCTGACAACATCCTCGCCATAGCTGAGCTCGGCGCCGCGGTTTTGTTTGACCCGCTTGACGATCTTGTTGAGCTGCAGGTTGATGATGAAGCCGAGCATGGACGGCGACAGCGGATAATAGGGGATCGTGACGATCCGGCCGAGCAGCGCTGGCGGGAAAACATCTAGTAGCGCAGGGCGCAAGCTTTCGGCGAGTTTTTCCGGGTCCGGTGCATTGGGATCCGTCGCAGCCATTTCCGGATCATCGGATACAGGTGTGTCCAGCATCTGGCTGGCCGCACTCATGATCAGGTCGGTGCCGACGTTCGACGTCAGCAGGATGAGTGTGTTGCGGAAGTCTATCTTCCGGCCCATACCGTCTTCCATCCAGCCTTTGTCAAACACCTGGAAGAAGATTTCATGCACGTCCGGATGCGCTTTTTCGACTTCATCTAGGAGCACAACCGAATAGGGTTTGCGCCGGACGGCCTCGGTCAGCCTGCCGCCTTCGCCATAGCCAACATAGCCGGGAGGCGCACCTTTGAGGCCAGAGACCGAATGCGCTTCCTGGAACTCGGACATGTTGATAGTGATCAAGCTGTCTTCGCCGCCATAAAGCGTTTCAGCGAGTGCTAATGCTGTTTCCGTCTTGCCGACGCCTGACGGGCCGCACAGCATGAACACGCCAATCGGCTTGTCCGGATTGCCGAGCTGCGCGCGGCTGGTCTCGATCCGCTTAGCGATCATGGCGAGGCCATGAGACTGGCCAATCACCCGTTTGTTCAGGCTTTCGGTCAACGACAGGATGGTCTGCATTTCATCCTGCACCATGCGGCCAACCGGAATGCCGGTCCAATCGGAAATGATGCTGGCAACCGCCTCGTCATCGACATAGGCATAGACCATGCGATCGTCTTCCGGGATTTTGGCGAGTTCCGCCCGTTTGTCATGAAGAGCGTCGCGGATTGCTTGTTCGTCGGCAAGATCGATGCCGAGATCCAGATCTATGTCATCAATTGGGACGAGAGCCGGGCCTTCGTGCTCAGGATCTGCAATTTCGGCAGCATCCGGATGGGGCGCAGGTTCGCCGCCGCTTAGGTCCATCAGCGCTTTATTGAGGCGCCGGATGCCGGCAACCAAGAGACGTTCGGCTTCCCATTCACCGCGGAGCGTCTCGATGTCCTGCTCCGTCTTTTCAATGGCCTCGGTCAGCGCACTCAGTTGCTCCTCGTGCTCCATACCAAGTTCGGTATCGTTGCTGAGTGCTTTGTGTTCGGTTTCCAGAAAGCCCTTCTTGGCGACGAGGTCGAGGAGTTTAGCTGGCTGAGCAGCTTGCGAGATATTGACCCGGGCCGAGGCTGTATCCAGAACGCTGACCGCTTTGTCAGGGAGCTGGCGGGCCGGAATATAGCGGTGCGACAGGGAAACCGCTGACCGCACGGCGCTGTCCAGGATACGGACTTGGTGATGGTCTTCCATGGGGCCGAGAAGGCCGCGCACCATGGCAAAGCATTTCTCTTCATCCGGTTCATCGACTTGAACCGGCTGGAAGCGGCGGGTGAGGGCCGGGTCTTTTTCAAAATGCTGCCGGTATTCGGACCAGGTTGTTGCCGCAACTGTGCGCAGAGTTCCTCGAGCTAAGGCCGGTTTTAATAGGTTGGCGGCATCGCCGGTGCCGGCGGCACCACCAGCGCCGATCAAGGTATGGGCTTCATCGATGAACAAAATCGTTGGCACGATAGAGGCATGAACGGCATCGATGACCGCGCGCAGGCGTTTTTCAAACTCTCCCTTCATCGATGCTCCAGCCTGAAGAAGACCGAGATCAAGGGCGCACAGGCGTGTCCCGAGCAGGGATGGGGGTACGTCACCGGCAACAATTTTCTGCGCAAACCCTTCGACGATGGCGGTTTTGCCGACCCCGGCTTCCCCAGTCAGAATTGGGTTGTTTTGGCGGCGGCGCAACAACACATCGATGACTTGCCGGATCTCTTCGTCACGGCCGACTATCGGATCAAATTCCTCCGCCCGGGCCCGGGCCGTGAAGTCGACGGTGAATTGTGACAGCGCATCATCGCCAGCTCCGCTTCCAGGGGCTGCGTCTTCGCCGGGAGCGGCTGCTACGGCCGCCTGCGGGCCGGAGCCATCGATCGGCCGGGCGCCGGTTTCAGCGGAGGCGCCAGCAATCCCATCCAGGTTTTTCACCAGGATATCCCGGTTCAGCTTCTCAAAGGCGCTGGAATAACTTAAGAACTGGCGCCGGGCCGATTTGTCGCCCATGGCTGCGATCAGAACATAGGCGGAGCGGATTTTATAATCGCCATACCGGAGCGTGCCTTCAAACCAGGCGCGTTCCAACGCTTCCTGGAAAGGCGCTGCCATGCCCGGTAATTCCGTCTGGTTGATTTTGAACTTGGCAATGGCGGCCTGGAGGTCGCTGTCGACCACAGAACTATCGATGTCGAAGTGGCGCAAGATGTGCGTCAGATCTGAATTCTCATCCCGGAGCAGATAATAGAGCCAATGGACGATCTCCAGGTGCCGGTGGCCGGAGCTTTTGGTCAGCCGCATGGCATTTTCCAGGCTCTCATAACTGACTGTTGTGAGCTTGTTGGCTACTGTTTCGACCAGAATATCACTCATCACGTCGGCCTTTCTGATAGAAATCCTACTGATAAACGGCGGTGTGACGGCGCACCGGACGGAATCTCGTGTCCGTCAGCAGTTCGTCGTCCTCCATGTCCTTGTCTGTTGGGGCTTCCGGCGCTGCCGGTTTCAGCCATCCAATGTGGCCAAGGGTGGCGGAGCCGGACTTGTCCATACGCACGGCGGAGGCACAGCGTTTGGGCAGTGCCAGTTCGATTTCATATTCGAGTTCCAAACCCAGATAAAAGTCGATCAAGTCAAACAGTTTTTCTGTAAATGGATTGGGTTTGGTGCGCGTTGGTGGCAGGAATTTCCGATATTGATCAAGATCTTCGGTATAGATCCGGATGCGGATCTTGTCGCTGACACTGTAGATCTTAGCGCCAACGATTGTATCGCGTCCGAGACTTCCGGCGCCGCCAGGACCAAAACCGCCAAGGGCCAATTGATCATCCGGATCCAGATGCAGCCAGGTGCCGACGCATTGCTCGATTTCCACCCGGACACCGAAGGTTCCAGAGACCAGTGCTTTCAGCCGGGCGGCGCTCTTTACCTTGGGCGCCATAAGGCCGGCATAATGCAATTTCAGCCGGTCATCCAGCGTATCTTGATCGCGATAGAGCGGGGTTCCGATGCCAATGGTCGAGCCGATGTAAGCCAGGAAACGGTCGTCATCCGGCCGGTCATGCTGGACAATCGGGCGGGCATCGGCCCAGGCGCGGAAGAACAGCTGGATGAACCGGCCATTAAAAACATCCAGGAAACGCGGGAAACTGTCTTCGCCGCGCAGGCCCCGCATGATGGCTTCATCGGTGAGCGGGGCGGGCAGGGCACCATGCGGTCCCAGCAACCCTAAGAAGCGTTCCATCAGTACGAGGCCGCCTTTGACGTCCCGTTGAACCCGTTCAATTGTGGAGGGTGAGAACTCGCTGGAGGGGTCCTGGCCGAAGCGGACGATGTCTTCGTT
Proteins encoded:
- the tssH gene encoding type VI secretion system ATPase TssH, with the protein product MSDILVETVANKLTTVSYESLENAMRLTKSSGHRHLEIVHWLYYLLRDENSDLTHILRHFDIDSSVVDSDLQAAIAKFKINQTELPGMAAPFQEALERAWFEGTLRYGDYKIRSAYVLIAAMGDKSARRQFLSYSSAFEKLNRDILVKNLDGIAGASAETGARPIDGSGPQAAVAAAPGEDAAPGSGAGDDALSQFTVDFTARARAEEFDPIVGRDEEIRQVIDVLLRRRQNNPILTGEAGVGKTAIVEGFAQKIVAGDVPPSLLGTRLCALDLGLLQAGASMKGEFEKRLRAVIDAVHASIVPTILFIDEAHTLIGAGGAAGTGDAANLLKPALARGTLRTVAATTWSEYRQHFEKDPALTRRFQPVQVDEPDEEKCFAMVRGLLGPMEDHHQVRILDSAVRSAVSLSHRYIPARQLPDKAVSVLDTASARVNISQAAQPAKLLDLVAKKGFLETEHKALSNDTELGMEHEEQLSALTEAIEKTEQDIETLRGEWEAERLLVAGIRRLNKALMDLSGGEPAPHPDAAEIADPEHEGPALVPIDDIDLDLGIDLADEQAIRDALHDKRAELAKIPEDDRMVYAYVDDEAVASIISDWTGIPVGRMVQDEMQTILSLTESLNKRVIGQSHGLAMIAKRIETSRAQLGNPDKPIGVFMLCGPSGVGKTETALALAETLYGGEDSLITINMSEFQEAHSVSGLKGAPPGYVGYGEGGRLTEAVRRKPYSVVLLDEVEKAHPDVHEIFFQVFDKGWMEDGMGRKIDFRNTLILLTSNVGTDLIMSAASQMLDTPVSDDPEMAATDPNAPDPEKLAESLRPALLDVFPPALLGRIVTIPYYPLSPSMLGFIINLQLNKIVKRVKQNRGAELSYGEDVVSYIVSLCRDPDSGGRMIDNILTNDLLPKLSRAFLTAEMNGEELAGVTLKAGDDGIEIDQG
- the tssG gene encoding type VI secretion system baseplate subunit TssG: MTDAGNKSAPTPDTDRKPQPAADKTVIRPGGFSQETWEPANGLAQPSEEDLSERIEDTDTTLSDATKSSETEADQEKANAKPEKTEDLTPETEPEQVGDPEIPEEPIEPAPPVQQQYASLLNALETRLQDHPGGHDFLAVLRMLEGQTAQPSTANEGSKKTDPGTPPRIGKSRRLNEDIVRFGQDPSSEFSPSTIERVQRDVKGGLVLMERFLGLLGPHGALPAPLTDEAIMRGLRGEDSFPRFLDVFNGRFIQLFFRAWADARPIVQHDRPDDDRFLAYIGSTIGIGTPLYRDQDTLDDRLKLHYAGLMAPKVKSAARLKALVSGTFGVRVEIEQCVGTWLHLDPDDQLALGGFGPGGAGSLGRDTIVGAKIYSVSDKIRIRIYTEDLDQYRKFLPPTRTKPNPFTEKLFDLIDFYLGLELEYEIELALPKRCASAVRMDKSGSATLGHIGWLKPAAPEAPTDKDMEDDELLTDTRFRPVRRHTAVYQ